One Pantoea eucalypti genomic region harbors:
- a CDS encoding YfbU family protein codes for MEMTHAQRLILTNQYKIMAMLEPENAERFRRYQTIIERGYALQMRELDKEFGELSEAICRTVIDIMEMHHALHVSWSNLKDKGQLEARRLAFLGFDAATEARLLGYVRFMVNTEGRYTHFDSGTHGFNAQTPMWEKYQRMLALWQTCPRQYHLSANEIAQVINA; via the coding sequence ATGGAAATGACCCATGCACAGCGTTTGATTCTCACTAACCAGTATAAAATCATGGCGATGCTTGAGCCTGAAAATGCTGAACGCTTCCGCCGTTACCAGACCATCATCGAACGCGGCTATGCGCTGCAGATGCGTGAACTGGACAAAGAGTTTGGCGAACTCAGCGAAGCGATCTGCCGGACGGTGATCGATATTATGGAGATGCATCATGCCCTCCATGTTTCCTGGTCGAACCTCAAAGATAAAGGTCAGCTTGAAGCGCGCCGTCTCGCCTTTTTGGGCTTTGATGCGGCAACTGAAGCGCGGCTGCTGGGCTACGTCCGTTTTATGGTGAATACAGAAGGGCGGTATACCCACTTCGATTCCGGTACTCACGGTTTCAATGCCCAGACCCCAATGTGGGAAAAGTATCAACGCATGTTAGCTTTGTGGCAGACTTGTCCGCGCCAGTACCATTTAAGTGCAAATGAAATTGCACAAGTGATCAATGCCTGA
- a CDS encoding sugar phosphatase, which yields MTYRGFLFDLDGTLVDSLPAVERAWSQWGARHGIAADEILDFIHGKQAITSLRHFMAGQSEEAIQAEFTALEQAEAADTDGVQALPGAVALLNRLNELNIPWAIVTSGSVPVAHARHKAAGLPKPAVFITAEQVAKGKPEPDPYLLGAEKLGLAATACVVAEDAPAGILSGLNAGCTVIAINPAAETPRLDDVALKLESLASLVVSRESDGSFTFSQQA from the coding sequence GTGACCTACAGAGGTTTTCTATTTGATTTAGACGGCACGCTGGTGGATTCGCTGCCAGCGGTTGAACGAGCCTGGAGCCAGTGGGGTGCCCGTCATGGTATCGCCGCTGATGAGATCCTGGATTTTATCCATGGCAAACAGGCGATCACCTCTTTGCGTCATTTTATGGCAGGTCAGTCGGAAGAGGCTATACAGGCGGAGTTTACCGCGCTGGAGCAGGCTGAAGCGGCGGACACCGACGGTGTGCAGGCGCTGCCCGGTGCCGTCGCGTTGCTGAACCGGCTGAACGAACTGAATATTCCCTGGGCAATTGTCACCTCAGGCTCGGTGCCGGTCGCTCATGCCCGTCACAAAGCCGCGGGGTTACCAAAGCCTGCTGTGTTCATTACGGCTGAGCAGGTGGCGAAAGGTAAACCTGAACCCGATCCTTACCTGCTGGGTGCGGAGAAACTGGGGTTAGCGGCGACAGCGTGCGTAGTGGCAGAAGATGCTCCCGCCGGAATTTTATCCGGCCTGAATGCGGGCTGCACGGTGATTGCTATTAATCCTGCGGCGGAGACACCCCGGCTGGATGACGTGGCGCTTAAGCTCGAATCGCTGGCATCGCTGGTAGTTTCCCGCGAGTCTGATGGCAGTTTTACCTTTAGTCAGCAGGCTTAA
- the yfbV gene encoding terminus macrodomain insulation protein YfbV, producing MANESGSTNWFRMFQRGQHYMKTWPADKRLAPVFPENRVSSATRFAIRFMPPLAIFTLTWQIAMGGQLGPAVATALFACSLPMQGLWWLGKRSVTPLPPTLLNWFHEVRTRLEEAGQAIAPVEGKPTYQALADLLKRAFKQLDRTFLDDL from the coding sequence ATGGCGAATGAATCTGGCAGTACCAATTGGTTTCGGATGTTTCAGCGCGGCCAACACTATATGAAGACCTGGCCTGCTGATAAGCGCCTGGCCCCCGTGTTCCCGGAAAACCGGGTTTCATCGGCAACCCGTTTTGCCATTCGTTTTATGCCACCTCTGGCGATTTTTACGCTGACCTGGCAGATTGCGATGGGCGGTCAGTTAGGCCCGGCCGTGGCGACTGCGCTGTTTGCCTGCAGCCTGCCGATGCAGGGACTGTGGTGGCTGGGCAAGCGTTCAGTGACGCCACTGCCGCCAACGCTGCTTAACTGGTTTCATGAGGTGCGTACCCGACTGGAAGAAGCCGGGCAGGCGATAGCACCGGTTGAAGGCAAGCCGACTTATCAGGCACTGGCCGATCTGCTTAAGCGGGCGTTTAAACAGCTCGACCGCACCTTCCTCGACGATCTCTAG
- the ackA gene encoding acetate kinase, with amino-acid sequence MSSKLVLVLNCGSSSLKFAILNPASGEEFLSGLAECFHLPEARIKWKLEGEKQEAPLGAGAAHSEALNFIVKSILAQKPELSAQIAAIGHRIVHGGEKLTQSVIITEKVVQGIKDASSFAPLHNPAHLIGIDEAMKNFPHLSDKNVAVFDTAFHQTMPEESYLYALPYKLYKEHGVRRYGAHGTSHFYVTHEAAKMLNKPLASLNIITCHLGNGGSVSAIRNGECVDTSMGLTPLEGLVMGTRSGDIDPAIVFFLHDTLGMSVDAINKLLTKESGLLGLTEVTSDCRYVEDNYSTKEDAKRAMDVFCHRLAKYIGSYTALMDGRLDAVVFTGGIGENAAMVRELSLKKLALLGFEVDHDRNLAARFGKSGYINKEGTRPALVIPTNEELVIAQDAARLTA; translated from the coding sequence ATGTCGAGTAAGTTAGTTCTGGTTCTGAACTGTGGCAGCTCTTCCCTGAAGTTTGCCATTCTTAACCCTGCCAGCGGTGAAGAGTTCCTGTCAGGCCTGGCGGAATGTTTCCATCTTCCTGAAGCCCGTATCAAATGGAAGCTGGAAGGCGAAAAACAGGAAGCGCCTCTGGGTGCTGGCGCAGCGCACAGCGAAGCGCTGAACTTTATCGTTAAATCCATTCTGGCACAAAAACCTGAGCTTTCGGCACAAATTGCTGCAATCGGCCATCGTATCGTTCATGGCGGCGAAAAACTGACGCAGTCAGTCATCATCACTGAAAAAGTCGTCCAGGGCATCAAAGACGCCTCCTCTTTCGCACCGCTGCACAATCCGGCTCATCTGATCGGTATTGATGAAGCGATGAAAAATTTCCCTCACCTGTCAGACAAGAATGTCGCGGTATTTGACACCGCTTTCCATCAGACAATGCCGGAAGAGTCTTATCTCTATGCGCTGCCGTACAAATTGTACAAAGAGCATGGCGTTCGTCGCTATGGCGCACATGGTACCAGCCACTTCTACGTGACTCACGAAGCGGCCAAAATGCTTAACAAGCCACTGGCGTCACTGAACATCATCACCTGTCACCTCGGCAACGGCGGTTCGGTCTCTGCGATTCGCAACGGCGAGTGCGTGGACACCTCAATGGGTCTGACCCCGCTGGAAGGCCTGGTGATGGGTACGCGCAGTGGCGACATCGACCCGGCGATAGTCTTCTTCCTCCACGATACGCTGGGTATGAGCGTTGATGCCATCAATAAACTGCTGACTAAAGAGTCTGGCCTGTTAGGTCTGACCGAAGTCACCAGCGACTGCCGCTACGTTGAAGATAACTACAGCACCAAAGAAGATGCGAAGCGTGCAATGGATGTCTTCTGTCATCGTCTGGCGAAATATATCGGCAGTTACACCGCGCTGATGGATGGCCGTCTTGACGCCGTCGTGTTTACCGGCGGCATCGGCGAAAACGCCGCGATGGTGCGTGAACTCTCACTGAAAAAACTGGCGCTGCTGGGCTTTGAAGTTGACCACGATCGCAACCTGGCCGCCCGTTTCGGCAAATCTGGTTACATCAATAAAGAAGGCACTCGCCCGGCGCTGGTGATTCCGACCAACGAAGAACTGGTCATCGCCCAGGACGCCGCGCGGCTGACTGCGTAA